A window of the Desulfobacula toluolica Tol2 genome harbors these coding sequences:
- a CDS encoding winged helix-turn-helix domain-containing protein translates to MMENSKFYTRSKIWLEDSQGNVVFGLGRYRILNEIKHQGSLNAAAKKLKMGYRAIWARINATEERLGQSLLVKKVGGTSGGGSQLTPLAEDLLKRFDKIRINIEQKTDLLFEEDLGSHMVINPKKDSKTGKLCGKGNQEEDIDFPDQALL, encoded by the coding sequence ATGATGGAGAATAGCAAGTTTTATACACGTTCAAAAATATGGCTGGAGGATTCCCAGGGGAATGTAGTATTCGGATTGGGCAGATATCGGATATTAAATGAGATTAAACATCAAGGTTCTCTGAATGCTGCTGCCAAAAAGCTTAAAATGGGATACCGGGCCATCTGGGCAAGGATTAATGCCACAGAAGAGCGTCTCGGACAGAGCCTGCTGGTGAAAAAAGTTGGAGGAACAAGCGGTGGGGGGTCACAGCTTACACCTCTGGCTGAAGATCTGCTCAAGCGGTTTGATAAAATCAGAATAAATATTGAACAAAAAACAGACTTGCTTTTTGAAGAGGATCTGGGATCACACATGGTCATCAACCCTAAAAAAGATTCAAAAACGGGAAAACTTTGCGGGAAGGGGAATCAAGAGGAAGATATTGATTTTCCGGATCAAGCCTTGCTTTGA
- the mobB gene encoding molybdopterin-guanine dinucleotide biosynthesis protein B has translation MIPFHVIGQPGSGKTTLIVDIITKMVKTGIAVGSIKHSSHNHELDKPGKDSFLHRKAGASPVTMMTRDLTAVYMPRTHDMTPDSIIKKFYTHLDIVLIEGWISGPYDKIEVWRKDLKKPPLFPDISKVRAIVTDDPLDSKIKQQADDRNINCFKRSCVTDISAFLSGMINA, from the coding sequence ATGATTCCTTTTCATGTTATCGGGCAACCAGGTTCCGGGAAAACAACCTTGATAGTGGATATCATAACAAAAATGGTTAAAACAGGCATTGCAGTTGGCTCTATCAAGCACAGTTCCCATAACCATGAACTGGATAAACCCGGAAAAGATTCATTTTTGCACAGAAAGGCCGGTGCATCACCTGTGACGATGATGACCCGGGATCTTACAGCCGTTTATATGCCCAGAACTCATGATATGACACCGGACAGCATCATAAAAAAGTTTTATACCCACCTGGACATTGTACTAATAGAAGGCTGGATAAGCGGGCCATATGATAAAATTGAAGTCTGGAGAAAAGATTTGAAAAAACCCCCGCTTTTTCCTGATATTTCCAAGGTAAGGGCTATTGTCACCGATGATCCGTTGGATTCCAAAATAAAACAACAGGCAGATGACCGTAACATAAACTGCTTTAAAAGAAGCTGTGTTACAGATATTTCCGCTTTTTTGTCAGGAATGATAAATGCCTGA
- a CDS encoding molybdopterin molybdotransferase MoeA: MRNEPLMGYEQALKVTLETISPLNSHRVIDISECLGRIISEDLYSQVNSPSIDASMKDGYAVQSEEIQSATLQNSVRLKIIGMAAAGCTNNQAVTCGTTVRILTGAKIPDGANAVLAEEFATRREDILTVFNTAEPGRNILPKGADIGTGELIAAKGSRLSPGMMGTLAAAGYGRLPVYHRPRVAILATGDELVAPGQPLTDGKLYASNMEMLKAWCLRYGMHTYCSIVSDKKDIVIEKIAAAVATHDAVITSGGAWTGDRDFVAHTLNTLGWKKLFHRIRMGPGKAVGFGILNQKPVFLLPGGPPSNLMAFLQIALPGLLRLAGHSRPLLPRIMVKLQSGVSSRNTNWTEFVYGYLRTGNEHTIFRPLKLTSRLKTMAGAQGVMAIPEGVKSLPASAVVSAQLLI, from the coding sequence ATGCGTAATGAACCGCTTATGGGATACGAACAGGCATTAAAAGTAACCCTTGAAACGATTTCACCGCTGAATAGCCATCGTGTGATTGATATTTCCGAATGCCTGGGCAGAATCATTTCCGAGGATCTTTATTCCCAGGTAAATTCACCATCCATTGATGCATCCATGAAGGATGGTTATGCGGTTCAATCAGAGGAAATCCAGTCTGCAACCCTGCAAAACAGTGTGCGATTAAAGATTATCGGAATGGCGGCAGCAGGGTGTACGAACAATCAGGCGGTAACCTGCGGGACCACCGTTCGAATTCTGACAGGGGCCAAAATCCCGGACGGAGCCAATGCGGTTCTGGCTGAAGAGTTCGCCACCCGCCGGGAAGATATTCTTACGGTTTTCAACACGGCGGAACCTGGCCGGAATATTTTGCCGAAAGGCGCTGATATCGGTACAGGTGAATTGATTGCTGCTAAAGGAAGTCGCCTTTCCCCTGGTATGATGGGCACACTTGCCGCAGCCGGGTATGGCAGGTTGCCGGTTTATCACCGGCCAAGGGTCGCCATTTTGGCGACAGGCGATGAGTTGGTGGCCCCTGGACAACCGCTTACTGACGGAAAGCTTTACGCCAGCAATATGGAGATGTTAAAGGCATGGTGTTTGCGATACGGCATGCACACATATTGCTCGATTGTCAGCGACAAGAAGGATATCGTCATTGAAAAAATAGCAGCGGCTGTTGCGACCCACGATGCAGTGATAACAAGTGGCGGTGCATGGACCGGGGACCGGGATTTTGTTGCCCACACGCTGAATACCCTTGGATGGAAGAAGCTGTTTCATCGGATTCGAATGGGTCCTGGAAAAGCCGTAGGGTTTGGAATACTAAACCAGAAGCCTGTTTTTCTGCTTCCCGGAGGTCCGCCGTCCAACCTCATGGCTTTTCTCCAGATTGCACTGCCGGGTCTTTTAAGACTGGCCGGGCATAGCCGTCCATTGCTTCCCAGGATAATGGTTAAGCTACAGAGCGGGGTCAGCAGCCGTAACACCAACTGGACCGAATTCGTATACGGATATTTGAGGACTGGAAACGAACATACCATTTTCAGGCCTCTCAAACTGACCAGCCGGTTAAAAACCATGGCCGGTGCCCAAGGAGTAATGGCGATTCCAGAAGGTGTAAAATCCTTGCCGGCGAGCGCTGTTGTTTCTGCGCAGCTGCTCATATGA
- a CDS encoding winged helix-turn-helix domain-containing protein codes for MTVIWAKNFKICTRNQKNDINHEEKTDKVKKGIQMKLKSIQLIVNDNGGIVMGTGRMIILESIERTNSINQTAKELKMSYKTAWSKIKSTQKNFGKPIVIADKKKGTKLTQDGKALLEQYRQLKKRCIKADDVIFEDIFSNQE; via the coding sequence ATGACCGTTATTTGGGCTAAAAATTTTAAAATATGTACACGAAATCAAAAAAACGATATAAATCATGAAGAAAAAACAGATAAAGTTAAAAAAGGGATTCAGATGAAGCTTAAATCTATCCAGTTGATTGTTAATGATAACGGTGGTATCGTTATGGGAACGGGAAGAATGATCATTCTTGAATCCATAGAACGCACTAATTCAATCAATCAGACCGCCAAAGAACTGAAAATGTCCTATAAGACAGCCTGGAGCAAGATCAAATCCACTCAAAAAAATTTTGGGAAACCCATTGTCATAGCTGATAAAAAAAAAGGCACAAAATTGACCCAAGACGGCAAAGCCCTTCTTGAACAGTATCGGCAATTAAAAAAAAGGTGCATTAAAGCAGACGATGTCATATTTGAAGATATTTTTTCAAACCAGGAATAA
- a CDS encoding 4Fe-4S dicluster domain-containing protein, whose amino-acid sequence MAKIKRTIKTIKVDADKCNGCRTCEVVCSSVHAKPKYSSVNPAASRIRVITHRLRDIWLPVFAGEYTPAECNGRDKYVIDGKEYDECGFCRAACPSRDLFKEPDSGLPLKCDMCEEEEGGPLCVEWCLNDVLTLEEREEEVDEEVEIDEMEAGLDALIDQYGFEKIKTACARISQKG is encoded by the coding sequence ATGGCCAAAATTAAAAGAACAATCAAGACAATAAAAGTTGATGCGGACAAATGCAATGGCTGTCGGACCTGTGAGGTTGTTTGCTCTTCTGTTCACGCTAAACCAAAATACAGCAGTGTTAACCCGGCAGCCTCCCGTATTCGCGTTATTACACATCGTTTAAGAGATATCTGGCTGCCTGTTTTTGCAGGTGAATACACACCTGCTGAATGTAACGGCAGGGATAAATATGTGATTGATGGAAAAGAATACGATGAGTGCGGTTTCTGCAGGGCGGCCTGTCCGTCAAGGGACCTGTTCAAAGAGCCTGATTCCGGGCTTCCTTTAAAATGCGATATGTGTGAAGAAGAAGAAGGTGGTCCTTTGTGTGTTGAGTGGTGTCTTAATGATGTCCTGACCTTGGAAGAAAGAGAAGAGGAAGTGGATGAAGAAGTTGAGATAGATGAAATGGAAGCCGGATTGGATGCTTTGATAGACCAATATGGATTTGAGAAGATAAAGACAGCCTGTGCCCGAATTTCGCAAAAAGGCTGA
- a CDS encoding FmdE family protein, protein MEDFETLLKGSAMAHGHLCPGQVVGVRMAIEGCRLIGLDNPRELPQIKKLIVYVEMDRCATDAISFVTGVRLGRRSLKFVDNGIMAATFLNIETKRAFRIVSTENARHLAEKYAPEITDKREQQLVAYKRMSLQDLFSIEEVQVAINACDMPGPTRFKAVCQKCGQVVRDKREVMKNNQILCRPCALGTYYQAIMK, encoded by the coding sequence ATGGAAGATTTTGAAACCCTGTTAAAGGGATCTGCAATGGCTCACGGTCATCTTTGTCCAGGTCAGGTTGTGGGCGTTCGCATGGCAATTGAAGGATGCCGTCTTATCGGCCTGGACAATCCCAGAGAATTGCCCCAGATCAAAAAACTCATTGTTTATGTGGAAATGGACAGGTGTGCCACAGATGCCATCTCTTTTGTTACAGGTGTAAGATTGGGCAGACGTTCTTTAAAGTTTGTGGATAACGGCATTATGGCAGCCACCTTTTTAAATATAGAAACCAAAAGGGCTTTTAGGATTGTGTCTACGGAAAACGCCAGACATCTTGCTGAAAAATATGCCCCTGAAATAACTGATAAGAGGGAACAGCAGCTTGTTGCTTATAAGAGGATGTCCCTTCAAGATCTGTTTTCAATTGAAGAGGTACAGGTTGCCATAAACGCCTGTGATATGCCTGGCCCTACACGATTCAAAGCTGTTTGTCAAAAATGCGGACAGGTTGTCCGGGACAAAAGAGAAGTTATGAAAAACAATCAAATTCTCTGCCGGCCATGTGCATTGGGAACCTATTATCAAGCCATCATGAAATAA
- a CDS encoding (Fe-S)-binding protein, giving the protein METIAPFIEVIDEIKEAGGDVFKLCFQCGLCDSVCPWNKVRPFSMRKLIREAAFGLTEIEGEDIWRCTTCGMCPSQCPRGVKQIDVSVALRRVATEYEVFPTSVRSARTARASLISEGNPLQGDRKKRSEWANGLSVKPYTEGMEALYFVGCYLSYDPRMKKVATATAKILQKAGVDFGILGSQENCCGESIRKTGSEDVFKRLAKENIKTFIDNGVKKVIVSSPHCFHTFKNEYPEFMVNFEVLHINQYLLELINDGRLELKGEFPKKITYHDPCYLGRHNDVYDEPREVLRKVPGLELVEMENHGKNSLCCGGGGGRIWMDTPKEERFSDIRLDQANAVGAQVLATSCPYCITNFEESRLNLEYEDVLEIKDITEIISEML; this is encoded by the coding sequence GTGGAAACTATAGCCCCCTTCATAGAAGTAATAGATGAGATAAAAGAGGCCGGTGGAGACGTCTTCAAGTTATGCTTTCAGTGCGGATTGTGTGATTCGGTTTGCCCGTGGAATAAGGTTCGACCCTTTAGCATGCGCAAGCTCATTCGAGAGGCGGCTTTTGGTTTAACTGAAATAGAAGGCGAAGATATATGGCGTTGTACAACCTGCGGAATGTGCCCGTCACAGTGCCCCAGAGGCGTCAAACAGATAGATGTCAGCGTGGCCCTGAGAAGAGTGGCAACCGAATATGAAGTTTTTCCAACTTCTGTCCGGTCTGCCCGTACTGCCCGAGCCAGTCTGATTTCCGAAGGCAACCCCTTGCAGGGAGACCGTAAAAAACGCTCTGAATGGGCGAACGGCCTTTCCGTAAAGCCCTATACAGAGGGTATGGAAGCGTTGTATTTTGTCGGCTGCTATTTGAGTTATGACCCCCGAATGAAAAAAGTGGCCACGGCCACAGCCAAGATCCTTCAAAAAGCAGGTGTGGATTTCGGTATCCTGGGTTCACAGGAAAACTGCTGTGGAGAAAGCATCAGAAAGACAGGCAGTGAAGATGTATTCAAACGCCTGGCCAAGGAAAATATTAAAACGTTTATCGACAATGGGGTGAAAAAAGTCATTGTATCTTCCCCTCATTGCTTTCATACCTTTAAAAACGAATATCCTGAATTTATGGTAAATTTTGAGGTTCTTCACATCAACCAGTATCTACTGGAACTGATCAATGACGGACGTCTCGAACTTAAAGGTGAATTTCCAAAGAAAATAACTTATCATGATCCGTGTTACTTAGGACGCCACAATGATGTATATGATGAACCCCGCGAGGTTTTAAGAAAAGTTCCGGGACTGGAACTGGTTGAGATGGAAAACCATGGCAAAAACAGCCTTTGCTGCGGCGGTGGCGGCGGCAGAATCTGGATGGACACGCCAAAAGAAGAAAGGTTCTCCGATATCAGGCTGGATCAGGCCAATGCGGTTGGAGCCCAGGTTCTGGCAACATCCTGTCCGTACTGCATCACCAACTTTGAAGAAAGCCGTCTGAATCTGGAATATGAAGATGTTCTGGAGATTAAAGACATCACGGAAATTATCAGTGAGATGCTTTAG
- a CDS encoding molybdopterin-binding protein, producing MRENAKLLPFMTIPVEQAVGTTLEHDMTQIIPGRYKGPAFKKGHQITSGDVCRLMRMGKNNLYVLDLADDQVHEDDAALELASALSGPGVTFSGSPAEGKLELRAGYPGLLKVNIQALEEFNMFQDVMCASIHTNTSVKTNQSLAATRAIPLVIDKNNLDKAVNFARDNYPIFSVKLFNPLKIRLIITGDEVYKGLVKDKFKAIVEQKTTVLGATLEEAVILPDNREMISNQIRHYLEKDTDLIITTGGMSVDPDDVTKAGIEDSGFEKIHYSAAVLPGAMFLLGYHKNTAIMGLPACGLYHKITIFDLILPRLMAGEKPGLRDLARLSHGGLCLNCKPCRFPACSFGKAG from the coding sequence ATGAGAGAAAATGCCAAGCTTTTACCGTTTATGACCATACCTGTTGAGCAGGCAGTGGGGACCACCCTTGAACATGACATGACCCAAATCATACCGGGAAGATATAAAGGCCCGGCATTCAAAAAAGGACATCAAATAACATCCGGTGATGTATGCCGGTTAATGCGGATGGGTAAAAACAATCTTTATGTTCTGGATTTAGCAGATGATCAGGTACATGAAGATGATGCCGCATTGGAACTTGCATCTGCACTCTCAGGTCCGGGCGTCACCTTTTCTGGATCACCTGCAGAGGGAAAACTGGAACTTCGGGCAGGTTATCCCGGGCTTCTCAAGGTAAATATTCAGGCCCTGGAGGAATTTAATATGTTTCAGGATGTGATGTGCGCCTCCATCCACACAAATACCAGTGTCAAAACAAATCAGAGTCTTGCTGCAACCCGTGCTATACCTCTTGTAATTGATAAAAACAATCTTGACAAGGCTGTGAATTTTGCCAGAGACAATTATCCGATTTTCAGTGTTAAACTCTTTAATCCATTGAAAATCAGATTGATTATCACAGGAGATGAAGTCTATAAAGGTCTGGTCAAAGATAAATTCAAGGCCATTGTTGAACAAAAGACAACAGTTCTTGGCGCAACTCTGGAAGAAGCCGTCATCCTACCGGATAACCGGGAAATGATCAGCAATCAGATCAGACATTATCTTGAAAAAGATACTGATCTGATCATTACTACCGGCGGCATGTCGGTTGACCCGGACGATGTGACAAAAGCCGGGATCGAGGACTCGGGATTTGAAAAAATTCATTATTCGGCAGCCGTGCTTCCTGGTGCCATGTTTCTTCTGGGTTACCATAAAAATACAGCTATTATGGGACTTCCTGCCTGCGGTCTGTACCATAAAATTACCATTTTCGATCTGATCCTGCCACGGTTGATGGCCGGTGAAAAACCGGGCTTAAGAGATCTTGCCAGGTTAAGCCACGGCGGTCTGTGCCTGAACTGCAAGCCCTGTAGGTTTCCAGCCTGTTCTTTTGGAAAGGCGGGATAA
- a CDS encoding aldehyde ferredoxin oxidoreductase C-terminal domain-containing protein yields the protein MRYAETGYNLEIDLTRGNIERVETDPKLMELHLGGLGTSVKIHYDRVPPETKAFDPENLLIFSTGLLCGTPTFSANRTLVSFISPQTNLLAYPMMGGFWSAELKYAGYDKVIMRGKSPKLIYIWIHNDKVELRDASHLKGKGAIETQELIRKELKDPNVQVAAIGLAGENRCFTASIEQSRSSSSRGGGGAVLGDKNIKAIAVRGTKPVNLARGAEFMEHLKEVREYIDFRNENPIPEVMPILSGIGSPQMMKHVDEKWHTESFAWGNARTRRKDFWTKEIEESWEKSQRGAIQRFISCFNCPQQCGALISHDDVPKYMIKCFSKLTYAMAAHVDDLDFSWKICQRAFQYGLDSFSTPQILAFGVELYEAGIFTDDDFEGCPSDNEGRFFWLLDKVARREGIGDYLADGTYWAAKRIGKGAEKYDHNTTKKHEQMNIKLGMLDPLYYLMYATNEKISITQMEGNWPQAPFPSKENRESFVKDWPQLPDEKFKTYFTEWEPRGDKANPAYPDPQTASEIVDWMEMLHNIDDALGICCGMGSFCLKPPYHVHNYPKLISAATGMDVDRYDLKKIVNRSRNLHRAVNLIRGMVRADEKPPEDHWKHRFPELEEDLLTKYYTFKGWNYDGVPTRERLEELDLAYVADDLEKRGILKDGQN from the coding sequence ATGAGATACGCTGAAACAGGGTATAATTTGGAAATTGATTTAACGAGAGGAAACATCGAACGGGTGGAAACAGACCCGAAATTGATGGAGCTTCATCTGGGAGGTCTCGGCACCAGTGTCAAAATACATTATGACAGGGTTCCTCCTGAAACGAAAGCCTTTGACCCTGAGAATCTACTGATATTCAGTACCGGTCTTTTATGCGGTACGCCTACTTTCAGCGCTAACCGTACCCTTGTCAGCTTTATTTCTCCTCAAACAAATTTACTGGCATATCCAATGATGGGAGGATTCTGGTCGGCGGAATTAAAGTATGCAGGGTATGACAAAGTAATCATGCGCGGCAAGTCCCCAAAACTTATTTATATATGGATACACAATGACAAAGTTGAACTGCGGGATGCCTCTCATTTAAAAGGTAAAGGCGCGATTGAAACCCAGGAACTCATAAGAAAGGAACTCAAAGATCCTAATGTTCAAGTCGCAGCTATTGGGCTGGCCGGTGAAAACAGATGTTTTACGGCTTCCATTGAGCAATCAAGATCAAGTTCCAGCCGGGGGGGCGGCGGTGCTGTTCTGGGAGATAAAAACATAAAAGCGATAGCTGTCCGAGGAACAAAACCTGTTAATCTTGCCCGGGGGGCAGAATTTATGGAGCATCTAAAGGAGGTAAGAGAATACATCGACTTTAGAAATGAAAATCCCATTCCAGAGGTAATGCCAATCCTGTCAGGAATAGGCTCACCTCAAATGATGAAACATGTTGATGAAAAATGGCATACTGAAAGCTTTGCCTGGGGAAATGCCCGTACCAGAAGAAAAGATTTCTGGACAAAGGAAATTGAAGAAAGTTGGGAGAAGAGTCAAAGAGGTGCTATCCAGCGCTTTATCAGCTGTTTTAATTGTCCCCAGCAATGCGGGGCATTGATTTCCCATGATGATGTACCCAAATACATGATCAAGTGCTTCTCAAAGCTGACTTACGCCATGGCGGCTCATGTGGATGATCTTGATTTCAGCTGGAAAATCTGCCAGCGTGCTTTCCAATACGGACTGGACTCCTTTTCAACCCCGCAGATTCTGGCTTTTGGTGTTGAACTTTATGAAGCCGGTATATTTACGGATGATGATTTTGAAGGATGTCCGTCCGATAATGAAGGAAGATTTTTCTGGCTGCTTGACAAAGTTGCCCGGCGGGAAGGTATCGGTGATTATTTGGCTGACGGAACCTATTGGGCTGCAAAGCGTATCGGTAAAGGTGCTGAAAAATATGATCATAATACCACTAAAAAACATGAACAGATGAATATCAAGCTGGGAATGCTTGATCCGCTCTATTACCTGATGTATGCGACCAACGAAAAAATCAGTATTACCCAGATGGAGGGCAACTGGCCCCAGGCGCCTTTTCCTTCAAAGGAAAACAGAGAGTCTTTTGTAAAAGACTGGCCACAGTTGCCTGATGAAAAATTCAAAACATATTTCACAGAGTGGGAACCTAGAGGAGACAAAGCAAACCCAGCCTATCCTGATCCCCAAACAGCTTCGGAAATTGTGGACTGGATGGAGATGCTGCACAACATTGACGATGCACTCGGGATATGCTGCGGCATGGGATCATTTTGCCTGAAACCACCCTACCATGTACATAATTATCCCAAATTAATTTCAGCAGCAACCGGGATGGATGTGGACAGATATGACTTAAAGAAAATTGTTAACAGAAGCCGGAATCTCCATAGAGCGGTTAATCTTATAAGAGGTATGGTCAGGGCAGATGAAAAGCCGCCTGAAGATCACTGGAAACACAGATTTCCCGAGCTTGAAGAAGATCTCTTGACCAAATATTATACATTCAAGGGATGGAATTACGATGGTGTTCCCACAAGAGAGAGACTGGAAGAATTAGACCTGGCATATGTCGCGGATGACTTAGAAAAGAGGGGGATTTTAAAAGATGGCCAAAATTAA